In the genome of Gemmatimonadaceae bacterium, the window TTGAGCAATCCACGAAACACGATCACGCCGTCGGCGTCGGCCGCCCCCAGATCGCCGGTGTGCAACCATCCGTCGCGGATCGCAAGTCCGTCGGTCGCACCCCTGACGTATCCCATGAAGACGTTGGGACCGCGCACGCAGATCTCGCCGTCCACGCCGGTCGGGCATACGGCACCGGTCGCTGGATCGCGGATCGTCACGGCCACGTCGGGCATCGCCACGCCCAACGTCCCGCGTCGATTGTCGTGCGCTATGGTGTTGGCCAGGCATACCGGCGCCGCCTCCGTCAGTCCGTACCCCTGCCGCAACTCCACACCGGTGAGTTCGGCGAATTGCTCCTGCAGCGTGGGGGAGAGCGGCGCCCCTCCGCAGATGCACGTCTGCAGCCGATGTTTGGTCGCGGGGACGCCGCGACGTTCGATCGCCTGCACCAGGGCGGCGAAGATCGCCGGCACCCCGATCAGCCGCGTGATCGACTGCTGTTCAATCAGTTCCAGCGCTCTGACAGGGTTGAAGCGAGCCATCGTCGTGATGCGGCCGCCGGCCAGCAGCGGGGCGGCGGCACTCACCGTCAACCCGAAGAGGTGGGCGAAAGGCAGCAACGCCAGGGAATGGTCATCTGGTGTGAGTCCCATCGCGAGCACAGCGGAGCGTGCGTTGGCGAGCAGGTTTCGATGTGACAGGCGCGCACCGCGCAACCGACCGGCCATGGCCGACGTGTAGACGATGACGCATTCTTCGTGGTGTCCCTCGACGTCGCGCGTGCCAGACAGCGCCAGGCCATGATGCGAGCCGAGGTCGACATCTTTTGCTCGGCCTTCAATGACCACCCGTGCAGTGCGCGGTACGTCGTCCATAAGCACCATCGGGGTATCGGCCGGCAGGTGGGTTGCCAGCGCGGCAATGGTAATGACCGCGCCGACTTCCGCATCCTGGAGCTGCCAGGCAAGCTCCGGCGGCGCCGCGAGGGGATTGAGAAGTACGGCTCCTCGCCCATCGCACGCCGCCAGCGCGGTCAGGAACGCGGGCCCGGTCGGCAGCAGGATCGCCGCGCGTCGACCGGCCAGCGCCCGAACGAGCGGCGCTGAACGCTGTAGCAGCGTCAGGCCGGCCGCGATCAGCTGCTGGCACGGTGCGTCGTCAACGCGACCACCGGCGGCCGCCAGCGCCAAAGGGAGGATGGAAAGCGGATCAGCCATGGGAGGAGCATATCCAACCGTGCCAGCGGGGGCCATCTCCGTAACGGGCCGCCCATGAAATCGTCCATGCGATGGAGATGCGTCTGTCAGCCACTGGGTCCATGGCCACACCCTTCCTTGGGACTATTGGTAGGGGGGAAGAGGCCGCCTAACTTGCACGCCGGTTTCGTGATAGCAGTAGAAGGACGAGTGAAGCACCGAATACCAAATGCGTAACAGCGATCGATCTGCGGGATAGATCTGGCAGGCCATTCGAATCTGATGAGGGACGGCATGGCATTTGAAGGGCTGATGGTGAGTGTGTCCGGCGTGCGCGGCCGGGTTGGCGCGGGGCTTACCCCGGAGGTCGTGGCGACATTCGCTGCGGCGTTCGGCGCGTGGGCGTCGCGCAATGGCGTGCGCACGATTGTCGTCGGTCGTGACAGCCGCGTGTCCGGCCCGATGTTCACGCGCATTGTTCACGGCGCGCTGCAGTCTGTCGGTTGCACGGTGATTGACATCGGCATGGTGCCGACGCCCACGATTCAGCTTGCCGTGGAATATCATCACGCCGCGGGCGGCCTCGGCATCACGGCCAGCCACAATCCGATCGAGTGGAACGCCCTCAAGTTCATCGGTCCATCCGGCCTGTTCCTTTCCGCGTCCGAAGGCAGCGACATGCGCGCGCTCATGGACGCCGGCGTGCCTCGCGCCACGTGGGATCGGCTTGGCGACGTTGTCGGTGATCCGGACGCCGTTCGTCGACACATCGATCAAGTGCTTGCGCTGCCCTATCTCGACGTGGCCGGAATTCGGGCGCGCGGTTTTCGCGTGGCCCTGGACTGCTGTCATGGCGCCGGTGCGGTGATCATGCCCGAGTTGCTCACCGCGTTGGGCTGCGAAGTCTTCGCCATGGGCATGACGCCGGACGGTGTCTTTCCTCGACCGCCTGAACCGGTCGCGGAGAACCTTGGCGAGCTGGCGACCCTGGTGCGGAACGTCGGGGCCGACGTGGGATTTGCCACCGATCCTGATGTGGATCGATTGGCCCTCGTGCTCGATGATGGGCAGGCGCCGGGCGAGGACTACACGCTCGCGTTCGCGGCCCGCACGGTGTTGAAGCATCGACCGGGGCCGGTCGTCACGAACCTGTCCACCAGCAAGGTGGTCGCTGATGTGGCGGCGGAAGCGGGCGTTCCGTTCCACTTTGCCAAGGTGGGTGAGGTCAACGTGGCGATGGCCATGCGTGATCTTGGCGCGACAATCGGGGGCGAGGGAAACGGCGGCGTGATCCTTCCGGAATTGCATCTGGGTCGTGATGCGCCGGTGGGTGCTGCACTGCTGCTGCAACTGATGCTCGAAGAAGGTCGCCCGCTGTCGCACCTGCGGGCGGACAAGCCGCGCTATGTGATCGTGAAGGACAAACTCGACCGTCCGAACGTTCAACTCGACGCGGTGTATGCCGCGTTGCGTGCCGCGTTCCCCGACGCGGTCGCAGATACGCAGGATGGCCTTCGGCTGGATTGGGCCGATCGCTGGGTGCATCTCCGCCCCTCGGGGACGGAGCCGATTGTTCGTGTGATTGCCGAGGCGCCTGCGGAAGCGGATGCCCGACAGCTCATTGCCCAGGCGCGCAAGCCGTTGGCCGATCTGGCCGCGGGCACCTGACCGACGTTCGCAAGACTCCTCAGACCTACTCCTACCATGTGCGGAATCGTTGGATACGTCGGCGACAAGATCGCCACCCCCGTCCTGCTCGACGGCCTCAAGCGCCTTGAGTATCGCGGCTACGACTCGGCGGGCGTCGCGATCATGAACGGCAAGGGCGTGGAGACACGCAAGGCGGCGGGGAAGATCTCGCGTCTGGAGTCGGTCATCGATGCCAATCCGCCGCGGGGCACGCTGGGGATCGGTCACACGCGCTGGGCGACGCACGGCCCGCCGACCGAAGGCAATGCGCACCCGCATGTGAGCACCGATCGCTCGATCGCCGTGGTGCACAACGGCATCATCGAGAACGCCACCGTCCTCAAGGCCGGTCTGGAAGCGCGCGGGTTCGTGTTCACGTCGGATACTGACACCGAAGTGCTTGCGCATCTCATCGAAGCCGCCTATGCCGGCAACCTCGAAGCCGCCGTCATAGAGGCGTTGCGTCAGGTCGAGGGCACCTATGGCATCGCGGTCATCTCGTCCAAGGAGAAGGACAAGATCGTGGCGGCCCGCAAAGGCAGCCCGCTGCTGGTTGGCCTGGGTGACGGCGAGTACTTCATCGCCTCCGACGCGTCGGCCATTCTGGCCTACACCCGCAATGTGATCTATCTCGACGACGGTGACGTCGCGGTGATCACGCGCGACGGGTACAAGGTGCTCGATCTGGACTCCGTGCTGCTGGACAAGCCGGTGTCGCGCATCGACTGGGACCTCGAACAGATCGAGCGTGGCGGGTATCCGCATTTCATGCTCAAGGAAATCTTTGAGCAGCCCACGACGGTGGAAAACACCATGCGTGGCCGACTGATTCTCGAGGAAGGCTTCTCGAAGCTGGGCGGATTGAACATCTCGAAGGAAGACTTGCTCAAGGTCGACAACATCATCATCACCGCCTGCGGCACCAGCTGGCATTCGGCGTTGATCGGTGAGATGATGATCGAAGAGCTGTGCCGCATTCCGGTGGAAGTGGAATACGCGTCGGAGTTCCGTTACCGCAATCCGATCGTGACCCCGACCACGCTGTGCATTGTGATATCGCAGTCCGGCGAAACGGCCGATACGCTGGCTGCCATGCGCGAAGCCAAACGACGCGGTGCGCGCACGCTGGGCCTGGTGAATGTCGTCGGCTCCACGATTGCCCGTGAGGATGACGGCGGCATCTACCTGCACGCGGGCCCCGAGATCGGCGTCGCGTCCACCAAGGCGTTCAGCAGCCAGGTGGTGGCACTGGCGCTGTTCACGCTCAAGCTGGCGCGATTGCGCAACCTGTCGGTCGCGCAGGGTCGCGAGATCGCGCAGGCGCTGGCCAAGCTTCCCGAGCAGATCCAGTCGATACTCGACCGTGCCGATGAAGTAGAAGCACTGGCGGAAGAATTCAAGCGCGCCACGAATTTCCTGTATCTGGGTCG includes:
- a CDS encoding AMP-binding protein: MADPLSILPLALAAAGGRVDDAPCQQLIAAGLTLLQRSAPLVRALAGRRAAILLPTGPAFLTALAACDGRGAVLLNPLAAPPELAWQLQDAEVGAVITIAALATHLPADTPMVLMDDVPRTARVVIEGRAKDVDLGSHHGLALSGTRDVEGHHEECVIVYTSAMAGRLRGARLSHRNLLANARSAVLAMGLTPDDHSLALLPFAHLFGLTVSAAAPLLAGGRITTMARFNPVRALELIEQQSITRLIGVPAIFAALVQAIERRGVPATKHRLQTCICGGAPLSPTLQEQFAELTGVELRQGYGLTEAAPVCLANTIAHDNRRGTLGVAMPDVAVTIRDPATGAVCPTGVDGEICVRGPNVFMGYVRGATDGLAIRDGWLHTGDLGAADADGVIVFRGLLKAMFTHNGFNIYPRELERVIGELPGVLQVRVQAIPDPVRGHDIGVDVTGRVSESDVRRWCETQLSLYKQPSLVHVRSPDDSPI
- the glmM gene encoding phosphoglucosamine mutase, producing MAFEGLMVSVSGVRGRVGAGLTPEVVATFAAAFGAWASRNGVRTIVVGRDSRVSGPMFTRIVHGALQSVGCTVIDIGMVPTPTIQLAVEYHHAAGGLGITASHNPIEWNALKFIGPSGLFLSASEGSDMRALMDAGVPRATWDRLGDVVGDPDAVRRHIDQVLALPYLDVAGIRARGFRVALDCCHGAGAVIMPELLTALGCEVFAMGMTPDGVFPRPPEPVAENLGELATLVRNVGADVGFATDPDVDRLALVLDDGQAPGEDYTLAFAARTVLKHRPGPVVTNLSTSKVVADVAAEAGVPFHFAKVGEVNVAMAMRDLGATIGGEGNGGVILPELHLGRDAPVGAALLLQLMLEEGRPLSHLRADKPRYVIVKDKLDRPNVQLDAVYAALRAAFPDAVADTQDGLRLDWADRWVHLRPSGTEPIVRVIAEAPAEADARQLIAQARKPLADLAAGT
- the glmS gene encoding glutamine--fructose-6-phosphate transaminase (isomerizing), which produces MCGIVGYVGDKIATPVLLDGLKRLEYRGYDSAGVAIMNGKGVETRKAAGKISRLESVIDANPPRGTLGIGHTRWATHGPPTEGNAHPHVSTDRSIAVVHNGIIENATVLKAGLEARGFVFTSDTDTEVLAHLIEAAYAGNLEAAVIEALRQVEGTYGIAVISSKEKDKIVAARKGSPLLVGLGDGEYFIASDASAILAYTRNVIYLDDGDVAVITRDGYKVLDLDSVLLDKPVSRIDWDLEQIERGGYPHFMLKEIFEQPTTVENTMRGRLILEEGFSKLGGLNISKEDLLKVDNIIITACGTSWHSALIGEMMIEELCRIPVEVEYASEFRYRNPIVTPTTLCIVISQSGETADTLAAMREAKRRGARTLGLVNVVGSTIAREDDGGIYLHAGPEIGVASTKAFSSQVVALALFTLKLARLRNLSVAQGREIAQALAKLPEQIQSILDRADEVEALAEEFKRATNFLYLGRGYNFPAALEGALKLKEISYIHAEGYPAAEMKHGPIALIDEMMPVVCIAPHDSVFEKITSNIQEVKARKGKIIAITTRDEPSLAGKLDYEFRIPETVDLLTPILASVPLQLLAYYIAVKRGCNVDQPRNLAKSVTVE